A region of Leifsonia xyli DNA encodes the following proteins:
- a CDS encoding NUDIX hydrolase, whose product MDSGDAWVEGPDGQRFWGRFGAAGLLVHDLRRGVLLQHRADWSHFGGTWGLPGGARHAEETAVEGALREAAEEAAVPADAVRVLFESVLDLGFWSYTTVVAQAVRAFEPHMADVESIELRWVPVDEVLALPLHPGFAASWPSLRARLTALSD is encoded by the coding sequence GTGGACTCGGGTGACGCGTGGGTGGAGGGGCCGGACGGCCAGCGGTTCTGGGGCCGGTTCGGCGCGGCCGGGCTGCTCGTGCACGACCTGCGACGCGGGGTGCTGCTGCAGCACCGGGCCGACTGGAGCCACTTCGGCGGCACGTGGGGGCTCCCGGGTGGCGCCCGTCACGCGGAGGAGACCGCTGTCGAAGGGGCGTTGCGGGAGGCCGCGGAAGAGGCTGCCGTGCCCGCGGACGCGGTCCGCGTCCTCTTCGAGAGCGTGCTCGACCTCGGTTTCTGGTCGTACACGACCGTGGTCGCGCAGGCGGTGCGCGCGTTCGAGCCGCACATGGCCGACGTCGAGAGCATCGAGCTGCGCTGGGTGCCGGTGGACGAGGTCCTCGCTCTGCCCCTGCACCCCGGCTTCGCGGCCTCGTGGCCCTCGCTCCGGGCGCGCCTGACCGCCCTCTCTGACTGA
- a CDS encoding DNA mismatch repair protein MutT, translating to MTVRSAAVLLHRRRSEVEVYIAHMGGPFWARKDEGAWSFPKGIVEEGDLGDELSAARREFAEEIGTPPPDADYVPLGEFRGSGKTIVVFAAESEFEPGEVRSNTFELEWPPRSGRRQEFPEVDDARWFPLVVARTKLTKAQRPILDALLARLGRDAEMP from the coding sequence ATGACCGTCCGCAGCGCCGCCGTCCTCCTCCACCGCCGTCGCAGCGAGGTGGAGGTGTACATCGCGCACATGGGCGGGCCGTTCTGGGCGCGGAAGGACGAGGGGGCCTGGTCGTTCCCGAAGGGGATCGTCGAGGAGGGCGACCTCGGCGACGAGCTGTCGGCCGCGCGGCGGGAGTTCGCCGAGGAGATCGGGACGCCGCCGCCGGACGCCGACTACGTGCCCCTCGGCGAGTTCCGCGGATCGGGCAAGACGATCGTCGTGTTCGCCGCCGAGAGCGAGTTCGAGCCGGGCGAGGTGCGCAGCAACACCTTCGAGCTGGAGTGGCCGCCGCGGTCGGGGCGGCGGCAGGAGTTCCCGGAGGTGGACGACGCGCGCTGGTTCCCGCTCGTCGTCGCCCGCACCAAGCTCACGAAAGCGCAGCGGCCCATTCTGGACGCGCTGCTCGCGCGACTCGGACGCGACGCGGAAATGCCCTAG
- a CDS encoding peptidase M1 — protein sequence MTDAAPHSYLPRSGTDDYAVLQYDLDLNYRVATNRLDATAVIRARAAVDLAAVVLDLVHLKAKRVRIDGLKRARFSQNATHLRITPPAVLPAGTEFTVEIAYDGSPAPRRTRWGTLGWEELTDGVIVAAQPSGAPTWFPCNDRPSDKAAYRIRITTEQAYTVLATGEPISHSVSGGRGTWTFEREEPTATYLAAVQIGRYTLERRRTDGVDWAVAYPPALARRVLHDFEPVGRMLEVFQRRFGPYPFPSYTVVVTEDPLEIPLESQAMAAFGSSHADGRGGSERLIAHELAHQWFGNSVGLASWRDIWLNEGFACYAEWLWSEASGGLSAATHARAHHDRLRLAPKDLLLGDPGPDDMFDDRVYKRGACLLHALRNRLGDERFFELLHAWTRNHRFGTVTSADFEALSRAFSDEPLDAFFDAWLRETRLPSLSG from the coding sequence ATGACGGACGCCGCGCCGCACAGCTACCTCCCTCGCTCGGGCACCGACGACTACGCGGTGCTGCAGTACGACCTGGACCTGAACTACCGGGTGGCGACCAACCGGCTGGATGCGACGGCCGTCATCCGCGCCCGCGCCGCAGTGGACCTCGCCGCGGTCGTGCTCGACCTGGTGCACCTGAAGGCGAAACGCGTCCGGATCGACGGACTCAAGCGCGCGCGCTTCAGCCAGAACGCGACGCACCTGCGGATAACGCCGCCCGCCGTGCTGCCGGCGGGCACGGAGTTCACCGTCGAGATCGCGTACGACGGCTCGCCGGCGCCGCGCCGCACCCGCTGGGGGACGCTCGGCTGGGAGGAGCTGACCGACGGCGTGATCGTCGCCGCGCAGCCCTCCGGCGCGCCCACCTGGTTCCCCTGCAACGACCGGCCGTCCGACAAGGCCGCGTACCGCATTCGGATCACCACCGAGCAGGCCTACACGGTGCTCGCGACGGGCGAGCCGATCAGCCACAGCGTGAGCGGCGGCCGCGGCACCTGGACGTTCGAGCGCGAGGAGCCGACCGCCACCTATCTCGCTGCGGTGCAGATCGGCCGCTACACGCTCGAACGGCGGCGCACCGACGGCGTGGACTGGGCCGTCGCCTACCCCCCGGCTCTCGCCCGGCGCGTCCTGCACGACTTCGAGCCTGTCGGTCGCATGCTGGAGGTTTTCCAGCGGCGGTTCGGACCGTATCCGTTCCCGTCCTACACCGTCGTCGTGACCGAGGACCCGCTGGAGATCCCGCTCGAGTCGCAGGCGATGGCGGCCTTCGGGTCGTCGCACGCCGACGGCCGCGGCGGCTCCGAGCGACTGATCGCCCACGAGCTCGCCCACCAGTGGTTCGGCAACAGCGTGGGGCTCGCCTCCTGGCGCGACATCTGGCTGAACGAGGGCTTCGCCTGCTACGCCGAGTGGCTGTGGTCGGAGGCGTCCGGAGGGCTGTCGGCCGCGACTCACGCCCGTGCCCACCACGACCGACTGCGGCTCGCGCCGAAGGACCTCCTCCTGGGCGATCCCGGCCCCGACGACATGTTCGACGACCGCGTCTACAAGCGCGGCGCCTGCCTCCTCCACGCGCTGCGCAACCGGCTCGGCGACGAGCGCTTCTTCGAGCTGCTGCACGCGTGGACCCGGAACCACCGGTTCGGGACGGTCACCAGCGCCGACTTCGAGGCGCTCTCCCGGGCGTTCTCGGATGAGCCGCTGGATGCGTTCTTCGACGCGTGGCTCCGCGAGACGCGGCTGCCGTCGCTGTCGGGATGA